The Thermotoga sp. Ku-13t DNA segment GCTTCCTCTATGCTCGTTGCGGGCGGAACGATGACCTCGTCGCCTATCAATTCGTTGTTGGGCCAGTTTGCAGGTATCGCAACTTTGTGTTCATCAGCCACTTTGAAAGCTTTTGCCATTCGCAGTATCTCGTCCAGGTTCCTTCCAACTTCCTGTGGATAGTAAAGTATCGCGCGTATGATGCCGTTCGGATCGACGAAGAACACCGCCCTGACCGTGTTGCTACCCTTAGCGGGATGAATCATTCCGAGCATCTCAGCGATCCTGCCCGTGTCAGCGATGATAGGAAACTCGATCTGTACACCCGTGTTTTCCTTGATCCACTCAACCCACTTGATGTGTGAGAAAACCTGGTCCACGCTGAGACCGATCAGTTCAAATCCAAGTTGTCGGAACTGGTCGTATCTCTTCTGGAACGCGACGAACTCGGTCGTACACACAGGTGTGAAATCAGCCGGATGGCTGAACAGAACGAACCACTTACCCTTGAAAGCCTCTGGCAGCTTCATCTTACCGTGAGTCGTCATCACCTCGACCTCTGGAAACCTTTCACCTATCAGTGGAATACCCATAAGGACACCTCCCTCAGGTTCACTTTTTCGTTCCATGTATAGTTTACCATACTCTATGGAGTGGTTTCATATTGTAACATCAACATTCTCATACTTTTTCATAGTGCATCTGCTCGTCTCTTATGGGCTGTTCATTCTTCACACGCGGTCTTTGCGCTTCGCGGGAAACGTTACACCAGCGGGCCTTTCCGTTCCAAGAAGGGAGTGAATTGAACCGTGCAACGATGCAAGATGATGGGATTTTGGGGGTTGATCGACTTCACTCTCAGTTCGTTTGAGCGTTGCTTTTTGGCATAGGATTAACCACAATGTCCGAACCAAATATTGCAGACGCAAAAGCGTTGGACGCCAGCATTCGCTGGTGTTCTTGCATCGATAGTCCTGTGATGCCCGTA contains these protein-coding regions:
- a CDS encoding peroxiredoxin, producing the protein MERKSEPEGGVLMGIPLIGERFPEVEVMTTHGKMKLPEAFKGKWFVLFSHPADFTPVCTTEFVAFQKRYDQFRQLGFELIGLSVDQVFSHIKWVEWIKENTGVQIEFPIIADTGRIAEMLGMIHPAKGSNTVRAVFFVDPNGIIRAILYYPQEVGRNLDEILRMAKAFKVADEHKVAIPANWPNNELIGDEVIVPPATSIEEAKKRKEQYECFDWWFCHKKV